ATCTTTCGCCGCGGTCTTCCGGTTTGATCAAACTACGATCGCTGATCCCGCCGCACTGTGGGCACGCGTTGACCCGTTGGCCGCCGCCTGCGAAGCTCAGATCCGTCCATGATCGAGCGCAGACATCCGGATTGGATCAAGGTGCGAGCGCCGACCTCGCCCGAGTACTTCCGCACGCGCGCCCTGCTCGCCGAATTGCGATTACATACGGTTTGCCAGGAAGCGCAATGCCCGAATATTGGCGAGTGCTTTTCTCATCGCACGGCCACTTTCATGCTGATGGGCGACGTATGCACGCGCAACTGTCCTTACTGCGCGGTGGCGCACGGCAAGGTGCGCCCGCTCGATCCCGACGAGCCGCGGCGAATCGCCGAGGCCGTCGCGCGTCTGAGCCTCGACCATGTGGTCGTCACTTCGGTCGATCGCGACGATCTGCCGGACGGCGGCGCCGCGCACTTCGCCGCGACCGCAGGCGCTATTCGCCGGCTTCGGCCAGCGGCGCGGGTCGAAGTACTGGTGCCCGACTTCAAAGGATCGCATTCAGCCGTCGATACCGTGGTCGAAGCGCCGGTCGCAATCTTCAATCACAATATCGAAACCGTGCCGAGCCTCTATCGCAAAGCCCGGCCCGGCGGGAACTATCAGCGCTCGCTCGATCTGCTGGCTCACGCGAGAAGCACAGGTAAGGGGCGCGGAGATGCGCTCCTGACAAAGGCCGGGATCATGCTCGGCCTGGGTGAAGAAACGTCCGAAATCGAAGGCGTACTGCGCGATCTGCGCACTGCCGGCTGCGATATACTGACGCTCGGCCAGTACCTCCGCCCTTCGCGCGACCATTTGCCGGTCGAGCGTTACGTCACTCCCGCCGAATTCGCCGACCTCAAGTCCTCCGCCATGGCGCTGGGATTCAGGCACGTCGAATCGGGGCCCCTGGTTCGAAGCTCGTACCATGCCTGGCAACACGTGAATTAACACCCGCCGGGATCGACGGATGCTCCCCGGACGCATCCCCGTTGCGGCCACGCCACAGGGGAATTTAAAGGCTGGCCGCAGGCGACTCGCATCATATTCGCGC
The window above is part of the Candidatus Binataceae bacterium genome. Proteins encoded here:
- the lipA gene encoding lipoyl synthase, with protein sequence MIERRHPDWIKVRAPTSPEYFRTRALLAELRLHTVCQEAQCPNIGECFSHRTATFMLMGDVCTRNCPYCAVAHGKVRPLDPDEPRRIAEAVARLSLDHVVVTSVDRDDLPDGGAAHFAATAGAIRRLRPAARVEVLVPDFKGSHSAVDTVVEAPVAIFNHNIETVPSLYRKARPGGNYQRSLDLLAHARSTGKGRGDALLTKAGIMLGLGEETSEIEGVLRDLRTAGCDILTLGQYLRPSRDHLPVERYVTPAEFADLKSSAMALGFRHVESGPLVRSSYHAWQHVN